The genomic DNA ATACCCACACAGCGACCACCATGACCTTCCAATAGAAGATGGACGGCGTAGTTGCCCATACGAGAAGCCAATACTCGGTCAAATGCCGTTGGACGACCACCACGTTGAATGTGCCCCAGAACCGTTGCGCGTGTTTCGCGTCCCGTTGCCGATTCAATGTCTTTTGCCAATTCGTTAGCGTCAAACATCAACTCCGTCAGAGCTATAATGGCGTGCTTCTTACCTTTAGCAATACCTTCTTCAATGCTTGTAATTAACTCTTCTTTGCTCCATTGGCGTTCAGGCGTAATGATGTACTCACATCCCCCAGCAATCGCTGACATTAAGGTTAAATCACCACAATGACGCCCCATGATCTCTACAATTGAGATACGTTGGTGAGAAGAAGACGTGTCACGCAAACGGTCAATGGCATCAATAACGGTATTCAGCGCCGTTAAATAACCAATCGTATAGTCCGTGCCCGCAATGTCGTTATCAATGGTTCCAGGTAGACCGATACATGGGTAACCCATTTCTGTGAGTTTCTTCGCCCCCATATACGAACCATCACCGCCGACAACCACAAGAGCATCAATACCGTGCTGTTGAAGATTTTCAATGGCTTTAGCTCGTACCGCTTCCTCTTTAAACTCAGGAAAACGCGCTGAGCCTAAAAATGTGCCACCCTTATTGATAACATCTGAAACACTTGAACGGCCTAATTTTTCAATTCGGTTTTCATACAGTCCTTGATAGCCATCATAAATACCATAGACTTCAATACCTTTCGACAATGCCGTACGCACCACCCCACGTACTGCTGCATTCATACCCGGTGCGTCACCACCACTTGTTAGTACACCAATTTTTTTAACCATGTTGCCCCTCAACTATTGGGATAATTCTAATTTATTTTTGTATTGCCTTATCACTGGCAAGAACTCCAATCACCCTGCTAAAGCCCCCTTCTAGACTTGTACAAGCAAAGCGAATAGATATTCATTGAGTAGAGTATTGCAGTTTCCTACACAATTAAGATTGACTCAAATCAGAATCTGAAAACTTAACCACTCTACTTAAGATAACTAACTTTAACTTAATTTCACTCACAACTCAGCGTTTATCATCAGTTTGTGAGCGCAGTGAATCATTGCTATCAACAACTGAAAGCGGGTCTTGATGTATCAATACATCACTGCCCTCAAAACGTTGTTCAATTCGGTTTTCTACCTCTTCGGCGATATTGTGCGCTTCAATCAAGGGCAGTTGATCATCGAGCTCCAAATGTAATTGAATAAATCGAGTCGGCCCTGACATGCGCGTTCTTAAATCATGGATGCCATGTACTTTATCCACCGAACTTGCAATATCGATAATCTCTACCAACTCCGTCTCTGGTAACTGTCGATCCAGTAAAGATTGAACCGCCAACATAATCATTTGGTAGGCACTATACAAAATGAACACACCAATACCGATGGCAAACACCGAATCCGCTTGTCCAAAACCAAACATGCTCAGTACCAAGGCCAATAAGATCGCGCCATTCATATACAAGTCTGTTTGATAGTGTAGCGAGTCTGCAGCAATAGCTTGGCTTCCCGTTTGTCTAACCACACGTTTTTGAAAAACCACTAACGCAAAAGTCAGCACAATGGAGAATAAACTCACATAAATACCCACTTCGGGCTGATTTAACTCTTGCGGTCGAAAAAAGCGCTCTACACCATTCAGAATCAAAAATAATGCTGAACCGGAAATAAACATAGACTGCGCTAAGGCGGCTAAAGACTCAGCTTTACCATGGCCAAATGTATGCTCTTCATCGGCCGGTTGCAGTGAGTACTTCAATACCACTAAATTAATTGAAGACGCGGCTATATCTAAAAGAGAATCAACAACAGAAGCCAAAAGGCTCACCGAACCGGTTAACCACCAAGCGACAATTTTCACTATCAACAACAAGGTTGCAATCAATGTGGCAGACCATGCTGCTATGGTCACTAATTTTTTATACTCTGGTTTCATAATTTTCTAATAGCACTAGTTTAAGAAAATTATACTACATCGAATTGTAAATAGGTGCATTGCTAGACAGTAACCTAAACTCGCTATATTGGATTAAAAAAAGAGTTACAGAATTTAATCACAACGGCAACTTTGGTCTTTTTTCTTAAATAGCTAACAAACAAAAAAAGCGCAACTTCAACAAGTTGCGCTTTTTTCAATCTAGCTCACTCCGAACTATGACATTCTATAAAGGCGTTATTCATTGCCTTTTTTCGACATTTTCTTTTGCATTTTTTGCTCACACTTAGTTGCTTTCTCTGCTTGTTTGTCCACAAGCTTTTGCTTTTGATCATCGGTTAATACACTCATCATGCGATGCATAGTGCGCATTTTTTCGACTTTCATCGCTGTACGTTCCGCAACCATTGAAGAGGCGAGTTGTTGTGCTTTGGCTTCATCAAAATCAGCGGCTAAAACCAGTTGCTGCTCCTGATCTTTCATGGATTTCATTTGTTGACGCTTGCTATCACCCTCGGCTTTTTTTGATGCACGTACTTCATCACGAATTTTTTTCATTTCCGTTTTTTGTGCGTCCGTTAAATCTAAACCGCGAAAGGCTTTCTTACCGTCCATTCTCATTTCACAGGCATGGCCACCTTTATGACCTTTGTCGCCATCTTTTTTGCCATTAGCAAGCACTGAGGCACTACCTAGTGTCAGTGGAACCATCATTGCTACTGCTAACCATTTTTTATTCATTGCCATGATATTAACCTCAATTATTTAGACATAGGCTGCTGTTTTCAGCAGGTGTTTTTATAATAATAGTTCTCTTGTAAAGTGCGGTATGTTGAACGTAAAGATAAGTAAATCGCCCCCATCCTTTTCCTAATCCCCTTACAATCTAAGTATTGAAGATAGCAGTAAAGTGAGAATTTTTTATGCACCATATACTATTGGTCGATGATGACATCGAGTTAACGGCTCTATTAGAAGACATTCTTACTTACGAAGGTTTTGCTGTATCGCAAGCCCATAATGGGCAAGAGGGGTTAAATGCCGTCGATGAAAGTGTTGACCTGATTTTACTCGACATCATGATGCCGAAAATGAACGGCATGCAAATGCTAAAACAGCTGCGTGAAAACTGGCAAACTCCGGTGTTATTTCTGACCGCTAAAGGAGAGGAGGTTGATAGAGTGATCGGTCTAGAGCTTGGCGCTGATGATTTTCTGCCAAAACCGTTCAGTGATAGAGAGTTACTGGCTCGTATTCGCGCTATTTTGCGTCGCACATGCACTCCAGTTACTACAACCGCGGGTACTGTTTTTCAAGACATCACACTCAACCCAGGGGCTCAAGAAGCCTATTGTAACGACACTCTGCTCGATCTAACGGGCACAGAATTCAGCCTTTTAGAGTACTTTTTACGCCACCCCGGTGAAGTGCTCACCAAAGAGAGCATTAGCCTTGATGTACTCGGTAAACGCTTAGCCGCTTTTGATAGAGCGGTCGATATGCACGTTTCCAACTTACGTAAAAAGCTACCGGAACGAGCAGATGGAAAACCTCGCATCAAAACATTACGTGGTAAAGGCTATCTATTTATTGAGAGCACACAATGAGACTGCCTAAATCCAACAGCCTCTACGGTCGTATCTTCGCCATCTTTTGGCTCACTATTTTAGTCGTTTTGCTAGCGGTCATTGGTTTACAAAAACTCGATCCGAGAAAATCTCATGCGATAAAGCACGACTCTCTAAATAAAATCAATCGCCTGGTATCCTCCATAGAGCAAAAGGTCACCGATAGCCCTACCCCACACCTCGCGCTAAAAAACTTAGAAGAGCGACGCTTTGGCAGTAAAGATTTTCGACTCTATTTAGTCAGTGAGCAAGGTCGCCTTCTCAGTCGCGCAAGTGGCCCAAAACGTCAAGCTCTGCAATCGATGGCGGCGCAATATGTCAATGCTAAAGAACCCAACCAGCAATTGTTTGGACGTTATATGGTTGCAGGTCCCTTCCCCATTATTATTAATGGCGAAAACTACACTGTCTATGCAGGGTTCTCTACCAAACGTCCACCGCCGATCCTCTACCAGTTCTTAGATGCGCCCTTTAAATTACTGTTATTTATTATGCTAATAAGCACCCCCTTATTGTTGTTATGTGCTTGGCGATTAAGTTTACCCGCTCACAAACTTGAGCGAGCAGCAAAACGCGTGACTCGCGGCGAATTTATCGTTGATCCTAGCCTTGAGAAAGGGACGAGTGAGTTTAAGCAAACCGGTGCGAGCTTTAATCAAATGGTGCTCTCTATTAATCAAATGGTATCGGGACAACAAAAACTATTATCTGACATTTCCCATGAGCTTCGCTCTCCCTTAACACGTTTAACAATGGCCAATGCACTGGCTATCCGTAAGCAAGGCACGTCTAAAGAGCTACAACGTATAGAAACAGAAGCCGAAAGATTAGAGCAGATGATTAAAGATCTGTTGGATTTGTCACGTATACAAATAGACAGCCACCACAATCGAGCCCTACTGGACGCTCACTCATTATGGGGCGAGATATTACAAGATGCGCAATTTGAAGCGGAACATAACCATATAGATCTGCATTTCCAAGCGGTACCTAAGGTCAAATTAACCGGTAATAAAAAACTGCTAACCAGCGCCTTTGAAAATATCGTGCGTAACGCCATTCGTTATGGACATTCAAAGATCGATATACAGTTTTCTATCCACAATAATCAGCTCACCTTTATTGTCGAGGATGATGGTGATGGCGTTGCTGAAGATGAGTTAGAAAGTATTTTCCGCCCCTTCTACCGCGTTTCAGAAGCAAGAGACAGAGAAAGTGGCGGTACTGGGCTGGGCTTAGCCATCACTGAAAGTGCTATTTTACAGCACAACGGTACCATTAAAGCGCAAGCGGGAAGCTTGCTCGGCGGGTTAAAAATGACCGTATGTTTGCCAATACAAATTTAGTGGTATCCATTAAATAGTATCTCTAACGGGCAGTGCACCTAAGATAGGTTTGGGTATATACTGCCCCCATTCATTTTAATTACAGTACAGCTTATGTTTGACATTGCCTTATACGAACCCGAAATTGCGCCTAATACAGGCAACATCATTAGACTTTGCGCAAACTGCGGCGCAAACTTACATCTTATCGAGCCATTAGGGTTTGATTTAGAAGAGAAAAAAGTAAGACGTGCCGGGCTTGATTATCACGACTTAGCCCGTGTTAAGCGCCATAAAAACTACCAAGCTTTTATCGAGTATTTAAATGAGCGAGAAGGCGAATATCGCATTTTTGCTTGCACCACTAAAACGACGGGACACCACGTAGATGCCCAATACCAACACGGCGATGTGTTGTTGTTTGGCCCAGAGACTCGTGGATTACCCGCAGACTTAATCGATGCTCTGCCTATGTCACAAAGAGTACGCATTCCAATGGTTCCGGATAGTCGCTCACTCAACCTATCGAATGCCGTAGCCATTATTGCTTTCGAAGCATGGCGTCAGATGGGCTTCCCTGACGCGATCTAAATCACTCTATAATATGGATGATTAATTAAGACGGTCTTTATCTTGATCGTCTTTTTTCTCGTACTCACCTTCAAACACATCCCCGTCCTCTTTTTGCTGAAAAGGACCGTTCTGCCCAAAGTGCGTATGCCCCTGAAAACCCGAGTGCATGCCATTAACTTTGACTTTCTTCATTAACTGACGAGCAATAATCGCTCTCGGTTTAGGTAGTAAAACCACCATACCCAATGTATCGGTCATAAAGCCAGGAGTCAGCAATAGTACCCCTGCCACAGCTAGCATGACACCCTCAACAATTTGCTGAGCCGGCATTTCACCTTGTTGGAGACGAGACTGCAC from Vibrio rarus includes the following:
- a CDS encoding FxsA family protein, translated to MFPILLLLFICVPIVEIGLFIQVGGFLGVWTTIAIVISTALIGASLVRSQGIATLLSVQSRLQQGEMPAQQIVEGVMLAVAGVLLLTPGFMTDTLGMVVLLPKPRAIIARQLMKKVKVNGMHSGFQGHTHFGQNGPFQQKEDGDVFEGEYEKKDDQDKDRLN
- a CDS encoding response regulator gives rise to the protein MHHILLVDDDIELTALLEDILTYEGFAVSQAHNGQEGLNAVDESVDLILLDIMMPKMNGMQMLKQLRENWQTPVLFLTAKGEEVDRVIGLELGADDFLPKPFSDRELLARIRAILRRTCTPVTTTAGTVFQDITLNPGAQEAYCNDTLLDLTGTEFSLLEYFLRHPGEVLTKESISLDVLGKRLAAFDRAVDMHVSNLRKKLPERADGKPRIKTLRGKGYLFIESTQ
- the trmL gene encoding tRNA (uridine(34)/cytosine(34)/5-carboxymethylaminomethyluridine(34)-2'-O)-methyltransferase TrmL is translated as MFDIALYEPEIAPNTGNIIRLCANCGANLHLIEPLGFDLEEKKVRRAGLDYHDLARVKRHKNYQAFIEYLNEREGEYRIFACTTKTTGHHVDAQYQHGDVLLFGPETRGLPADLIDALPMSQRVRIPMVPDSRSLNLSNAVAIIAFEAWRQMGFPDAI
- the fieF gene encoding CDF family cation-efflux transporter FieF (FieF, a metal efflux transporter, is a member of the CDF (cation diffusion facilitator) family of transporters.), with protein sequence MKPEYKKLVTIAAWSATLIATLLLIVKIVAWWLTGSVSLLASVVDSLLDIAASSINLVVLKYSLQPADEEHTFGHGKAESLAALAQSMFISGSALFLILNGVERFFRPQELNQPEVGIYVSLFSIVLTFALVVFQKRVVRQTGSQAIAADSLHYQTDLYMNGAILLALVLSMFGFGQADSVFAIGIGVFILYSAYQMIMLAVQSLLDRQLPETELVEIIDIASSVDKVHGIHDLRTRMSGPTRFIQLHLELDDQLPLIEAHNIAEEVENRIEQRFEGSDVLIHQDPLSVVDSNDSLRSQTDDKR
- the pfkA gene encoding 6-phosphofructokinase — translated: MVKKIGVLTSGGDAPGMNAAVRGVVRTALSKGIEVYGIYDGYQGLYENRIEKLGRSSVSDVINKGGTFLGSARFPEFKEEAVRAKAIENLQQHGIDALVVVGGDGSYMGAKKLTEMGYPCIGLPGTIDNDIAGTDYTIGYLTALNTVIDAIDRLRDTSSSHQRISIVEIMGRHCGDLTLMSAIAGGCEYIITPERQWSKEELITSIEEGIAKGKKHAIIALTELMFDANELAKDIESATGRETRATVLGHIQRGGRPTAFDRVLASRMGNYAVHLLLEGHGGRCVGIQKEELVHHDIIDAIENMRRPVRNDLYEVADELF
- a CDS encoding Spy/CpxP family protein refolding chaperone translates to MAMNKKWLAVAMMVPLTLGSASVLANGKKDGDKGHKGGHACEMRMDGKKAFRGLDLTDAQKTEMKKIRDEVRASKKAEGDSKRQQMKSMKDQEQQLVLAADFDEAKAQQLASSMVAERTAMKVEKMRTMHRMMSVLTDDQKQKLVDKQAEKATKCEQKMQKKMSKKGNE
- the cpxA gene encoding envelope stress sensor histidine kinase CpxA, whose product is MRLPKSNSLYGRIFAIFWLTILVVLLAVIGLQKLDPRKSHAIKHDSLNKINRLVSSIEQKVTDSPTPHLALKNLEERRFGSKDFRLYLVSEQGRLLSRASGPKRQALQSMAAQYVNAKEPNQQLFGRYMVAGPFPIIINGENYTVYAGFSTKRPPPILYQFLDAPFKLLLFIMLISTPLLLLCAWRLSLPAHKLERAAKRVTRGEFIVDPSLEKGTSEFKQTGASFNQMVLSINQMVSGQQKLLSDISHELRSPLTRLTMANALAIRKQGTSKELQRIETEAERLEQMIKDLLDLSRIQIDSHHNRALLDAHSLWGEILQDAQFEAEHNHIDLHFQAVPKVKLTGNKKLLTSAFENIVRNAIRYGHSKIDIQFSIHNNQLTFIVEDDGDGVAEDELESIFRPFYRVSEARDRESGGTGLGLAITESAILQHNGTIKAQAGSLLGGLKMTVCLPIQI